A genomic region of Chondrinema litorale contains the following coding sequences:
- a CDS encoding sodium:solute symporter, translating to MTTAYVSLVIIFYFGLLFIIAQLTSRNASASTFFIANRNTAWPLVAYGMIGVSISGITFISVPGQVISNQFSYFQMVMGYAAGLLVVAYVLLPIFYKMKAVSIYTYLRERYGVEAHKMGSVFFLVAQTCTAAFKLFLMAHVLQIVLFNALGFPFWLTVIVTLLLIWLYTYRGGIQTVIFTDVLQTTFLLASVIVSILAISWQLDISVLDLYHQLETKNISQVFFWDWNDPKNFYKMFLTGLLMTVMTNGMDQSVMQKHLTCKSLGDAQKNLVVLSIILLIVNMLFLLLGGGLYYFADVTGIQIPAETDSIYPILAIEHLGLLVGTLFILGIAAAAYSSADSSLTGLTTSFCVDILGYSEKDENNVKQRQGIHMGFTMLIFFIIILFDKINNDSVLAAFIQTTGYVYGPLVGLFAFGMLSKSSVKGKWIPFICIISPIASYVIDYLLPKLFNGYQLGYAVMLLNTLLTFFGLAILSLFSNNNN from the coding sequence ATGACCACTGCTTATGTATCACTGGTCATTATCTTCTACTTTGGGCTGCTTTTTATTATAGCTCAATTAACCTCGCGCAATGCATCTGCTTCTACATTTTTTATAGCCAATCGCAATACTGCTTGGCCGCTTGTTGCCTATGGAATGATAGGTGTAAGCATCTCAGGTATTACATTTATTTCAGTTCCGGGGCAGGTAATTAGCAACCAGTTTTCTTACTTTCAAATGGTAATGGGTTATGCAGCCGGTTTGTTGGTGGTTGCCTATGTCTTGTTGCCGATTTTCTACAAAATGAAGGCGGTCTCCATCTACACTTATTTGCGAGAAAGGTATGGAGTAGAAGCACATAAAATGGGAAGCGTATTCTTTTTGGTAGCGCAAACTTGTACGGCAGCTTTCAAGCTGTTTTTAATGGCTCATGTCTTACAAATTGTGTTATTCAATGCCTTGGGTTTTCCTTTTTGGCTAACTGTAATTGTTACTTTGCTGCTTATCTGGTTGTATACTTACCGTGGTGGTATTCAAACAGTCATTTTTACCGATGTATTGCAAACCACTTTTTTGCTAGCGAGTGTCATTGTTAGCATCTTAGCAATTAGCTGGCAGCTCGATATTTCTGTTCTGGATTTATACCATCAACTAGAAACTAAAAATATTAGCCAAGTATTTTTTTGGGATTGGAATGACCCTAAAAACTTTTACAAGATGTTTCTAACTGGCTTACTCATGACGGTAATGACCAACGGAATGGATCAATCTGTAATGCAAAAACATCTTACTTGTAAGAGTCTTGGAGATGCGCAAAAAAACCTAGTGGTGTTATCCATCATTTTATTAATTGTAAACATGCTATTCTTATTATTGGGAGGAGGTTTATACTATTTTGCTGATGTAACAGGTATACAAATTCCAGCTGAAACAGATAGTATTTATCCGATTTTAGCCATAGAGCATTTAGGTTTACTAGTGGGCACTTTGTTTATTTTAGGCATTGCAGCAGCAGCCTATTCTTCGGCAGACTCTTCGCTTACAGGACTTACTACTTCTTTTTGTGTGGATATACTTGGCTACTCAGAAAAAGATGAGAATAACGTAAAACAACGGCAGGGGATTCATATGGGCTTTACTATGCTCATTTTTTTTATAATCATTCTGTTTGATAAAATTAATAATGACAGCGTACTGGCAGCTTTTATTCAAACTACCGGATATGTTTATGGACCACTGGTTGGTCTTTTTGCTTTTGGCATGCTCAGTAAATCTAGTGTAAAAGGCAAATGGATTCCTTTCATTTGTATAATTTCACCTATCGCATCTTATGTGATCGATTATCTATTACCAAAGCTTTTTAATGGTTATCAATTGGGCTATGCAGTAATGTTGCTCAATACATTGCTCACTTTTTTTGGACTGGCCATTTTGTCACTATTCAGTAATAATAATAACTAG
- a CDS encoding AraC family transcriptional regulator, which yields MSTTSHYFAVSEKDQLWGLHVLDCGTSRIHAGEAFPSKKHPELYQFNWERGRILYEFQIIYLIEGSGVFESQPSGTIQLTQGDMMFIFPNVWHRYKPDKQANWHTYWVGFGGDFTSKLIENLSITKETPIKQIGYSDKIIKVFMDILETSQFEFTGYQQVLAGEITKLIGWIHAEQRRAEFKKDNVDKIIQSAKMLLIQNNFSGNPERVAAELNMSYSKFRKLFKDYTGLAPGQFQMRHKIATACNMLNEGKNSIKEISDKLGFETPQYFTRIFKKKMGKSPGAYKKQFRLL from the coding sequence ATGTCTACTACCAGTCATTATTTTGCCGTTAGTGAAAAAGACCAGTTATGGGGATTACATGTGTTAGATTGTGGCACTTCCAGAATACATGCTGGCGAAGCTTTTCCTTCTAAAAAACATCCGGAGCTTTATCAGTTCAATTGGGAGAGAGGAAGAATTTTATATGAATTTCAAATTATTTACCTCATAGAAGGTTCGGGTGTATTTGAAAGCCAACCAAGTGGAACAATTCAATTAACTCAAGGAGATATGATGTTTATTTTCCCGAATGTATGGCACAGGTACAAGCCAGACAAACAGGCTAATTGGCATACATACTGGGTAGGCTTTGGAGGAGATTTTACCTCAAAACTGATTGAGAATTTAAGTATTACCAAAGAAACTCCTATTAAGCAAATTGGCTATTCTGATAAAATAATAAAGGTTTTTATGGATATTTTAGAAACTAGTCAGTTTGAATTTACTGGTTACCAACAAGTGCTGGCTGGTGAAATAACCAAACTTATTGGTTGGATACACGCTGAGCAAAGAAGGGCAGAGTTTAAAAAAGACAATGTGGATAAAATTATACAATCCGCCAAAATGCTGTTAATACAAAACAATTTTTCTGGTAATCCGGAACGGGTGGCGGCAGAGTTAAATATGAGTTATTCTAAGTTTAGAAAGCTTTTTAAAGACTACACAGGGCTTGCTCCGGGGCAGTTTCAGATGCGACATAAGATTGCTACTGCCTGCAACATGCTCAACGAAGGGAAGAATTCCATCAAAGAAATATCAGACAAACTGGGTTTTGAAACACCTCAGTATTTTACCCGCATATTTAAAAAGAAAATGGGTAAATCTCCTGGCGCTTATAAAAAGCAATTTAGACTACTATAA
- a CDS encoding glycosyl hydrolase codes for MKRLISLLSVFLALMATECKAQEKLKEIFLNPPEEAKPRGYWIWGHGNFDYSTIKKELKAFKEMGLGGVDIFDMGIADPYNIIPDGNPFLEEEMLDGISFALKEAKKLDLKMGFSVSNGWNAGGSWTEPDEMIMQLLFWQETLKGPVSINEIGFPEIPTTFKKPYGTFELFPQLDENGFPEYYDNVGLMAYPLTADNKIDDVWDIFFFNPDDIDGNKIKVELPAGNWVLTRAVVSPLGQKMWMRSENSTGFIMDHFSKKATKHHFEHVINKLEERMGDLGESSLERLYLCSFETEDYIVWSPELKQEFKELNGYDLDDFLPVFTGQQVIDKESTERFLHDYRLTVSEMFINNHYKQASEICHEHGLLLASESGGPGPPLHYVPTEDLKALGAVDIMRGEFWNMPLRWEDRLGRNLLQVVKNIASAAHIYGHKIVEMESFTSQTKHWQESPFELKKIADQAFCEGMTRVIYHTMPHSPPEAGTPGWTYQAGTHIHPKMTWWDMSKPFHSYLARCSAMLMQGDFVADVAYYYGNEIPNFAIGSRYAREGLGAGYDYDDLNTEILLQTKKVENGNVVLPTGMQYKILVLPDSNVMELAVLKKVEELLQKGATIIGSKPEKIYGYKNYKEQEKEMQQIADKIWGNGTKKRKKTYGKGMIITGYTAKEILEEKGYYQDFAYQTASGKEALDYIHRSTENAEIYFVRNTDSVDIAANMQFRVKDLKPAFWNPVTGEMSEPAIYNQQVKGLQIPIKLSPYESVFVIFSKEEEKAHISEVAYNGKVLFPSTKPDKNNYSANFDSNGSIDFYAAAKGNYELKMSDGNSEKITVTEPVKASIENSWDVAFPAGWGFNPIQKFERLIDWTQHKDPELKIFSGKAVYKTTFEFGDLSSNENYYIDLGKVGEVAQVYLNGKEVGISIYPPHKLNINNQLKRGTNHLVVEVANTWLNQLIGESSRPLEEQRTRSNLGTANGGRPWSNYQPLPSGLIGPVKIEAEKINKLTVE; via the coding sequence ATGAAAAGACTCATCTCACTGCTTTCTGTGTTTTTGGCTTTAATGGCAACAGAATGCAAAGCACAGGAAAAACTGAAAGAAATATTTCTAAATCCACCAGAAGAAGCCAAGCCTCGTGGCTACTGGATTTGGGGGCATGGTAATTTCGATTATTCCACCATTAAAAAAGAACTTAAGGCATTTAAAGAAATGGGTTTGGGTGGTGTAGATATTTTTGATATGGGCATTGCCGATCCATATAATATTATTCCAGATGGCAATCCATTTTTAGAAGAAGAAATGCTAGATGGAATTAGTTTCGCTTTAAAAGAAGCCAAGAAACTCGATTTAAAAATGGGATTCTCAGTTTCTAATGGTTGGAATGCCGGAGGTAGCTGGACAGAACCCGACGAAATGATTATGCAATTACTTTTCTGGCAAGAAACTTTAAAAGGTCCAGTAAGTATAAATGAGATAGGTTTTCCTGAGATTCCTACCACTTTTAAAAAGCCTTATGGCACATTCGAATTATTTCCTCAACTAGATGAGAATGGTTTTCCAGAGTATTATGATAATGTCGGGTTAATGGCATATCCACTTACTGCAGATAATAAGATTGATGATGTTTGGGATATCTTTTTTTTTAATCCAGATGATATTGATGGAAATAAAATTAAGGTGGAATTACCTGCGGGAAATTGGGTTTTAACTAGAGCTGTAGTGAGTCCTTTGGGGCAAAAAATGTGGATGCGCAGTGAAAATTCTACCGGTTTTATTATGGATCATTTTTCTAAAAAAGCGACCAAACATCATTTTGAACATGTGATAAATAAACTAGAAGAACGCATGGGCGATTTAGGTGAAAGCAGCTTAGAAAGATTGTACCTATGCAGTTTCGAAACGGAAGACTACATTGTTTGGAGCCCAGAACTTAAGCAAGAGTTTAAAGAATTGAATGGTTATGATTTAGATGATTTTTTGCCTGTTTTTACAGGGCAGCAAGTGATTGATAAAGAGAGCACAGAGCGCTTTTTACACGATTATCGACTAACCGTTTCAGAGATGTTTATCAATAACCATTACAAGCAGGCAAGTGAAATTTGTCATGAGCATGGTTTATTGTTGGCTTCAGAATCTGGCGGACCGGGTCCTCCTTTGCACTATGTGCCCACCGAAGATTTAAAAGCATTGGGAGCAGTAGATATTATGCGTGGTGAATTTTGGAACATGCCTTTACGATGGGAAGATCGACTTGGTAGAAACCTGTTGCAGGTTGTTAAGAACATCGCTAGTGCAGCCCATATTTACGGGCATAAGATTGTGGAAATGGAATCTTTCACTAGCCAGACAAAACACTGGCAAGAGTCTCCATTCGAATTGAAGAAAATTGCAGATCAGGCATTTTGTGAAGGCATGACCAGAGTGATTTATCATACCATGCCGCATAGCCCACCAGAAGCTGGCACTCCCGGCTGGACTTACCAAGCAGGCACGCACATTCACCCGAAGATGACTTGGTGGGATATGTCGAAGCCATTTCATTCTTATTTGGCAAGGTGCAGTGCTATGCTCATGCAAGGCGATTTTGTAGCTGATGTGGCTTATTATTATGGCAATGAAATTCCAAACTTTGCGATAGGTTCAAGATATGCCAGAGAAGGTTTAGGCGCCGGTTACGATTATGATGATCTAAATACAGAAATCTTATTGCAAACCAAAAAAGTAGAAAACGGGAATGTTGTGCTACCAACTGGTATGCAATATAAAATATTGGTTTTGCCAGATAGTAACGTGATGGAATTAGCTGTACTTAAAAAAGTAGAAGAGCTACTACAAAAAGGCGCGACTATTATTGGTTCGAAGCCAGAAAAAATCTATGGTTATAAAAACTATAAAGAGCAGGAAAAAGAGATGCAGCAAATCGCAGATAAAATCTGGGGAAATGGCACTAAAAAAAGAAAGAAAACTTATGGCAAAGGGATGATAATTACTGGTTACACAGCAAAAGAGATTTTAGAAGAAAAAGGCTATTATCAAGATTTTGCTTACCAGACGGCTTCTGGTAAAGAGGCTTTGGATTACATCCATCGATCTACTGAAAATGCAGAGATTTATTTTGTGAGAAATACAGATTCTGTAGACATTGCTGCGAATATGCAATTTCGAGTAAAGGATTTAAAACCTGCTTTTTGGAATCCGGTAACGGGTGAAATGTCTGAACCTGCCATTTACAACCAACAGGTGAAAGGTTTGCAAATACCAATCAAGTTGAGCCCGTATGAGTCTGTATTCGTTATTTTTAGCAAAGAAGAAGAGAAAGCGCATATCAGTGAAGTAGCTTATAATGGCAAAGTTTTATTCCCATCTACTAAACCAGATAAAAATAACTACTCAGCTAATTTCGATAGCAATGGTTCGATAGATTTTTATGCTGCTGCCAAAGGGAATTATGAGTTAAAAATGAGCGATGGAAATTCAGAAAAAATCACTGTTACAGAACCAGTAAAGGCATCTATTGAGAACTCTTGGGATGTGGCATTTCCGGCAGGTTGGGGTTTTAATCCCATTCAAAAGTTTGAAAGACTTATAGATTGGACTCAGCATAAAGACCCAGAACTAAAAATATTTAGTGGTAAAGCGGTTTACAAGACAACTTTTGAGTTTGGCGATTTATCTTCTAATGAAAACTATTATATCGATTTGGGCAAAGTAGGAGAGGTGGCACAGGTTTATTTAAATGGAAAAGAAGTGGGCATTAGCATTTATCCTCCACATAAATTAAACATCAACAACCAACTTAAAAGAGGCACAAACCATTTGGTAGTAGAAGTGGCTAATACTTGGCTCAATCAATTAATAGGAGAAAGTAGTAGACCTTTAGAAGAGCAAAGAACAAGGAGCAATTTAGGAACGGCTAATGGCGGTAGACCTTGGAGTAATTATCAACCTTTGCCTTCTGGCTTAATTGGTCCGGTAAAAATTGAGGCTGAAAAAATTAATAAACTCACTGTCGAATAA
- a CDS encoding S41 family peptidase: protein MKTCSINKLLFVALFVPFILFSCSDDDEITPTTSDDDDSGTTSDYADINEWILANMEYYYFWNDEIPDDPDLTQEPSDFFESLLYTYDATSNPEGDRFSYISEDADELISSLSGETTSTGMEYRLFYVSATGNEVLAQIVYTIADSPADEAGLERGDMFTKVNGTTITDENYIDLLYYTTDMTITLAEVQDGSLVDLDETVSLTAATIQENPIYMDTVLEVDGQKIAYLVYNQFIPAPNNSSNTEYDDQLNEIFTEFKAAGATELIVDLRYNPGGYVTSATTMASLIGTGVSSNDLFFREEYNEGLQEEIAAYYGDSYFEENFTDMSGNIGGQINRVYFLVTGSSASSSELVINGLLPYMNVYLIGETTYGKNVGSITITDDTDGDNNWALQPIVMKAYNSLGNSDYSAGFTPDIEVSEDLELVPFGDTSDPLLGTALSAISGSSRFGNVDNEDAPRVIANSVSRKKVTFRKISAEALE from the coding sequence ATGAAAACCTGTTCAATAAACAAACTTTTGTTTGTGGCTTTGTTCGTGCCTTTTATATTATTTTCTTGTTCTGATGACGATGAAATAACGCCAACTACATCAGACGATGACGATTCTGGAACTACAAGTGACTACGCAGACATTAATGAATGGATACTCGCAAACATGGAGTATTATTATTTCTGGAATGATGAGATTCCAGATGATCCCGATCTAACACAAGAACCTTCTGATTTCTTTGAATCTCTATTATATACTTATGATGCCACATCAAATCCTGAGGGTGATAGATTCTCTTATATAAGCGAAGATGCAGACGAATTAATTTCTTCTCTTTCTGGCGAAACCACCTCTACAGGTATGGAATACCGCCTTTTCTATGTTTCTGCTACTGGTAATGAAGTTTTAGCGCAGATTGTATATACCATTGCCGACTCACCTGCTGATGAAGCCGGACTAGAAAGAGGCGATATGTTTACCAAAGTAAATGGTACTACCATTACAGATGAAAACTACATCGACCTATTGTATTATACTACAGATATGACCATTACATTGGCTGAAGTTCAAGATGGTTCTTTAGTTGATTTGGATGAAACCGTAAGTTTAACCGCTGCAACTATTCAAGAGAACCCAATTTATATGGATACTGTGCTTGAAGTAGATGGACAAAAAATAGCTTACTTGGTTTACAACCAATTTATTCCTGCGCCAAACAACAGTAGTAACACTGAGTACGACGACCAATTGAACGAGATATTTACTGAGTTTAAAGCTGCCGGTGCAACTGAACTAATTGTTGATTTAAGATATAATCCGGGTGGCTATGTAACCTCAGCAACAACAATGGCTAGCTTAATAGGAACTGGCGTATCTTCTAACGATTTGTTCTTTAGAGAAGAATACAATGAGGGTTTGCAAGAAGAAATTGCTGCTTACTATGGAGATTCTTACTTTGAAGAAAACTTTACAGACATGAGCGGAAATATTGGCGGGCAAATAAACCGCGTATATTTTCTAGTAACTGGTAGCTCAGCTTCATCAAGCGAATTGGTAATTAACGGCTTACTTCCATACATGAATGTTTATCTAATTGGTGAAACTACTTATGGTAAAAATGTGGGCTCTATCACCATTACCGACGATACTGATGGCGACAACAACTGGGCACTACAACCAATTGTAATGAAAGCCTATAACAGTTTGGGCAATTCAGATTACTCTGCTGGCTTCACTCCTGACATCGAAGTTTCTGAAGATTTGGAGCTTGTTCCATTCGGAGATACTTCTGATCCACTATTAGGTACTGCACTTTCTGCAATAAGCGGTTCTAGTAGATTTGGTAATGTGGACAATGAAGATGCACCAAGAGTAATTGCAAATTCTGTTTCAAGAAAGAAAGTAACCTTCAGAAAAATATCTGCTGAAGCATTAGAATAG
- a CDS encoding TolC family protein — MKFSVFKHLFLAIMILPFGISASVAQTDSVKQVPAVWNLENSIDYAITNNITVKQAVLDKDNSEINYNQAKNNWLPSLSGSASESLTRGTSIDPITSDFVSQQIYSTSLGLNASMTLYSGNKIRNQAKQYGLLLEQNELYVTESKNSIILEVTQAYLQALYYKEGIEIAENNLKASEEQYEQTEALFDAGTVAAKDLADIRSQYASDQYSLVAARNSYAQQILTLRQLLELDPEQEYEPDFPEIGDDIEVIIPDKITAYQNALGFLPEIKASQLSMSTAELDMNIAKAGYLPTLSLGAGLSTGYTSTQEYTFTDQLDNNFNQRVSLSLSIPIFSKFQNKSNVQSAKISMESANLDRIAAKKEVYRKIENAYQSAISAQGEMEAALVQMEAAQVSFELAQEQYEVGLLNTTDLLIDQNEYLTAQQKYVQTKYTKILYYQLLQFYQGEPIKL, encoded by the coding sequence ATGAAGTTTTCAGTTTTTAAACATCTTTTCCTAGCGATAATGATATTACCATTCGGTATATCAGCAAGTGTTGCGCAGACGGATAGTGTAAAGCAAGTACCAGCGGTATGGAATCTGGAAAACAGTATAGATTATGCAATTACTAATAATATAACAGTAAAGCAGGCTGTACTTGATAAAGATAATTCTGAGATAAACTACAATCAGGCAAAAAATAACTGGCTGCCAAGTTTATCAGGTTCAGCATCTGAGTCTTTAACCAGAGGTACTAGTATTGACCCTATTACAAGTGATTTTGTTTCACAACAAATTTACTCAACTAGTTTAGGTTTAAATGCTTCTATGACCTTATACTCGGGTAACAAAATTAGAAACCAAGCTAAGCAATATGGTTTGTTACTTGAACAAAACGAGTTATATGTAACCGAGTCTAAAAACAGTATTATTCTCGAAGTTACTCAGGCATATTTACAGGCACTTTATTATAAAGAAGGCATTGAAATCGCCGAGAATAACTTAAAAGCTTCAGAGGAACAGTATGAGCAAACAGAAGCACTATTTGATGCAGGAACAGTAGCCGCAAAAGATTTGGCAGATATTAGATCGCAATATGCTAGCGACCAGTATTCGTTAGTAGCTGCACGAAATTCTTATGCTCAGCAAATACTTACATTAAGACAATTATTAGAACTAGATCCAGAACAAGAGTATGAGCCTGATTTTCCTGAAATAGGTGATGATATAGAGGTGATTATTCCAGATAAGATTACTGCATACCAAAACGCATTGGGTTTCTTACCAGAGATTAAAGCCAGCCAACTGTCTATGAGTACAGCAGAGTTGGATATGAACATTGCAAAAGCAGGTTATTTACCCACATTATCATTAGGAGCGGGTTTATCGACCGGTTATACAAGTACGCAAGAATATACATTTACTGACCAATTAGATAACAACTTCAACCAGCGAGTGAGTCTGAGCCTGAGTATTCCGATTTTTTCTAAGTTTCAGAATAAATCGAATGTGCAATCCGCAAAGATTTCTATGGAATCGGCGAATTTGGATCGCATAGCTGCCAAAAAGGAAGTGTACCGTAAGATTGAAAATGCTTACCAAAGTGCAATTTCTGCTCAAGGTGAAATGGAAGCCGCCTTGGTGCAAATGGAAGCTGCTCAGGTATCTTTTGAACTCGCACAAGAACAGTACGAAGTGGGTTTGTTGAATACCACTGATTTACTAATTGATCAGAATGAGTATTTAACCGCTCAACAGAAATATGTACAGACAAAATATACGAAAATATTGTACTATCAACTCCTCCAATTTTATCAAGGCGAACCCATAAAACTTTAA
- a CDS encoding efflux RND transporter periplasmic adaptor subunit, whose amino-acid sequence MKKSLIYIIAILVAGVAVYFFFIKKENTEITVKTVKVTKETINQVITATGTIEPITQVEVGTQVSGVIEKIYVDYNSDVKAGQLLAELDKTTLLATLNEAKASLKNAEIERDYLQKSFDRLKKLYDNKRISDTDFDEAEYNLKNAIGVVEQRQSDVDRAKTNLGYANIYSPIDGVVLSRAVDEGQTVASSYSTPELFTIARDLKQMQVEADIDEADIGEVELGQRVMFTVDAYPGEEFAGEVTQIRLEPEEESNVVTYTVIIKADNPDLKLMPGLTASITVYTLEMPNILTIEAKALRFQPDQQVMAQYKEQVNDGDGPKMAEGNAPPEGGKMVPVNMPAQNEQDDSKGMVWVKQGTNIHPQPVKTGESDGVLVQVIEGLKEGDEVVYSMEAMKEAAGDAGGGGESSPFMPKPPGSDKKK is encoded by the coding sequence ATGAAAAAATCACTGATATATATCATTGCGATATTAGTTGCCGGAGTAGCTGTTTATTTTTTCTTCATTAAAAAAGAAAATACAGAAATAACTGTAAAAACAGTAAAGGTTACTAAAGAAACTATTAACCAAGTAATTACCGCTACAGGAACTATAGAACCAATTACTCAAGTAGAAGTAGGTACACAGGTTTCTGGTGTAATTGAAAAAATTTATGTGGACTATAACTCAGATGTAAAAGCAGGGCAATTGCTAGCAGAGTTAGATAAAACCACACTTTTAGCTACGCTTAACGAAGCAAAGGCTAGTTTGAAAAATGCCGAAATTGAGCGCGATTATTTACAAAAAAGCTTCGATAGACTTAAAAAGCTTTACGATAACAAAAGAATTAGCGATACTGATTTTGATGAAGCAGAATACAATCTAAAAAATGCTATTGGTGTAGTTGAGCAGAGACAATCTGATGTAGACAGAGCTAAAACCAATTTGGGTTATGCCAATATTTATTCTCCAATTGATGGAGTGGTATTATCAAGAGCAGTAGACGAAGGGCAAACAGTGGCATCTAGCTATAGTACACCAGAGTTATTTACCATTGCTCGTGATTTAAAGCAGATGCAAGTAGAAGCAGATATAGATGAAGCAGACATTGGAGAGGTAGAATTAGGGCAGAGAGTAATGTTTACAGTAGATGCTTATCCGGGTGAAGAGTTTGCAGGTGAAGTTACTCAAATTAGACTTGAGCCAGAAGAAGAATCTAATGTGGTAACCTATACTGTAATTATTAAGGCTGATAACCCAGACCTTAAATTAATGCCGGGTTTAACTGCAAGTATTACTGTATATACGCTTGAGATGCCAAACATACTTACAATAGAAGCAAAAGCATTGCGCTTTCAGCCAGACCAACAAGTAATGGCTCAGTACAAGGAGCAAGTAAATGATGGAGACGGTCCAAAAATGGCAGAAGGCAATGCTCCACCAGAAGGTGGAAAAATGGTTCCTGTAAACATGCCAGCGCAAAACGAACAGGATGATAGCAAAGGAATGGTTTGGGTAAAACAAGGTACAAATATTCATCCGCAACCAGTAAAAACTGGTGAGAGCGATGGTGTTTTAGTGCAGGTAATTGAAGGGCTTAAAGAAGGTGATGAAGTAGTTTACTCTATGGAAGCAATGAAAGAAGCGGCTGGTGATGCAGGAGGTGGAGGTGAATCGAGCCCATTTATGCCAAAACCTCCAGGAAGTGACAAAAAGAAATAA
- a CDS encoding L-fucose/L-arabinose isomerase family protein, whose translation MINLINNTESKSVSKYTVARIKPLTAKVGILGVGHHTYWNQFNGLWEKLIEKMDIFESRVAACRVETVSFGISDSAEKAAEILPQIKNAGLDLLFIDMLTYATSSTIANIFREVNIPMVMVALQPAKAMDYENASTFIQLLNDDICAVPEFMNVALRFGKNVPPLIMGTLHDDIEADEMVKEYCQIAKVLHSLKTARIGQMGHVLEAMLDMHTDPTLLNATFGCHIVQTEPDDILQHYQLAKEEEVLKYEEQITSFFDTPDPKSDPITEKLKHSDLRVAARVGVALDAFIKEKKLDGLAYYYEGKEGSEVRQVVTNFIVGNSLLTGGGFPMCGEMDLKTCIAMMIMDRLEMGGSFAEFHPVDFKEGFVLVGHDGPHHINIAEGKPVIRSLKKYHGKPGSGASVEFKIKSGPITMLAVCQKADGSFKFIIAEGESKDGPIPPTGNTNTRGYFAPDVKTFLTRWFREAPTHHFALGIGHRAETIRQIGEFLGVETVIIPTE comes from the coding sequence ATGATAAATTTAATAAACAACACAGAATCAAAAAGTGTAAGTAAATATACAGTAGCACGTATAAAACCACTTACAGCCAAAGTGGGTATTTTGGGAGTAGGACACCACACTTACTGGAATCAGTTTAATGGTTTATGGGAAAAACTGATAGAAAAGATGGATATTTTTGAATCTAGAGTGGCAGCTTGTAGGGTAGAAACTGTTTCTTTTGGTATATCCGATTCTGCTGAGAAAGCGGCTGAAATATTGCCACAGATTAAAAACGCTGGTCTCGATTTGCTGTTTATTGATATGCTTACGTATGCGACTTCCAGTACAATCGCAAATATTTTTAGAGAAGTAAATATTCCAATGGTGATGGTGGCTTTACAGCCAGCCAAAGCCATGGACTATGAAAATGCATCCACCTTTATCCAATTACTCAACGACGATATTTGTGCAGTGCCCGAGTTTATGAATGTGGCTCTCAGGTTTGGTAAAAATGTGCCTCCTTTAATTATGGGTACTTTGCACGACGATATAGAAGCAGACGAAATGGTAAAAGAATACTGCCAAATCGCTAAGGTTTTGCACAGTCTTAAAACGGCACGTATCGGTCAAATGGGGCATGTTTTAGAAGCAATGCTCGACATGCATACCGACCCAACTTTATTAAATGCGACTTTTGGCTGCCACATAGTTCAAACAGAACCAGATGATATTTTACAACATTATCAACTAGCTAAGGAAGAAGAAGTACTTAAATACGAAGAACAAATCACTTCATTTTTTGACACACCAGACCCCAAATCAGACCCGATAACAGAAAAGCTTAAGCACTCAGATTTAAGAGTGGCAGCTAGGGTTGGTGTGGCTTTAGATGCTTTTATCAAAGAGAAAAAACTAGATGGGCTTGCCTATTATTACGAAGGCAAAGAAGGCTCAGAAGTGAGACAAGTGGTTACTAATTTTATAGTGGGGAATTCTCTACTCACCGGCGGAGGTTTCCCTATGTGTGGTGAGATGGATTTAAAAACCTGCATAGCCATGATGATTATGGACAGGCTAGAAATGGGCGGAAGTTTTGCAGAATTCCATCCAGTAGATTTTAAAGAAGGCTTTGTATTAGTAGGGCACGATGGACCACATCATATCAATATTGCAGAAGGCAAACCAGTTATCAGAAGCTTAAAGAAATACCATGGCAAACCGGGCTCTGGTGCCAGTGTAGAGTTTAAAATTAAATCTGGGCCAATAACTATGCTGGCAGTTTGCCAAAAAGCAGATGGTTCTTTTAAGTTTATTATTGCCGAGGGTGAGTCTAAAGATGGGCCTATTCCACCAACAGGTAACACAAATACTAGAGGTTACTTTGCGCCAGATGTGAAAACCTTTTTAACCAGATGGTTTAGAGAAGCACCAACACATCACTTTGCTTTGGGCATCGGGCACCGAGCCGAAACCATTAGGCAAATAGGAGAGTTCTTGGGTGTTGAAACAGTAATAATCCCAACAGAATGA